The Sphingosinicella humi genome has a window encoding:
- a CDS encoding putative DNA modification/repair radical SAM protein: MPRLDTREKLAILADAAKYDASCASSGTKKRDSAGGKGIGSTEGMGICHAYAPDGRCISLLKILLTNSCIFDCHYCINRKSSNVRRARFTAEEVVQLTLSFYRRNYIEGLFLSSGIIRSPNYTMEQIVEVARSLREDHDFRGYIHLKTIPDADPELVHKAGLYADRVSINVELPTEQGLKRLAPEKDGARIEGAMKGMKAAIDQGADEKKRFRSAPGFAPAGQSTQMIVGADGASDGDIIKRASTLYDRFALRRVYYSAFSPIPDASAVLPLRRPPLMREHRLYQSDWLMRFYGFKPGEVVAAADDTGMLPLDIDPKLAWALKFRERFPVDVNRAPREMLLRVPGLGVKAVDRIIASRRWRRLRLGDIARLTVSVAKLRPFIVAADWRPTALIDRVDLQQRLKPATEQLELFAA, encoded by the coding sequence ATGCCGCGCCTCGACACTCGCGAGAAGCTCGCCATCCTGGCCGACGCCGCCAAATATGATGCGTCCTGCGCCTCATCAGGCACGAAGAAGCGCGATAGCGCCGGCGGCAAGGGCATCGGGTCGACCGAAGGCATGGGCATCTGCCATGCCTACGCGCCGGACGGGCGCTGTATCTCCCTGCTGAAGATCCTGCTCACCAACAGCTGCATCTTCGATTGCCATTATTGCATCAATCGAAAGAGCTCGAACGTCCGACGCGCCCGCTTCACGGCCGAGGAGGTGGTGCAGCTCACCCTGTCCTTCTACCGCCGCAACTACATCGAAGGGCTCTTCCTTTCCTCCGGCATCATCCGCTCGCCCAACTATACGATGGAGCAGATCGTCGAGGTGGCGCGGAGCCTTCGCGAGGATCACGACTTCCGCGGCTATATCCACTTGAAGACCATTCCCGATGCGGACCCCGAGCTGGTGCACAAGGCCGGCCTCTACGCCGATCGCGTGTCGATCAACGTCGAGCTGCCGACCGAGCAGGGGCTGAAGCGTCTCGCGCCCGAAAAGGACGGCGCCCGCATCGAAGGTGCGATGAAGGGGATGAAGGCAGCGATCGACCAGGGCGCGGACGAGAAGAAGCGCTTTCGCAGCGCTCCGGGCTTCGCCCCCGCCGGCCAGTCCACGCAGATGATCGTCGGCGCCGACGGCGCGAGCGATGGCGACATCATCAAACGCGCGAGCACCCTCTACGACCGCTTCGCTCTTCGCCGGGTCTATTATTCGGCCTTCAGCCCCATTCCCGATGCGAGCGCCGTGCTTCCCCTTCGACGCCCGCCGCTGATGCGCGAGCACCGGCTCTACCAGTCGGACTGGCTGATGCGCTTCTATGGGTTCAAGCCGGGAGAGGTGGTGGCGGCAGCCGACGACACGGGCATGCTCCCGCTCGACATCGATCCGAAGCTCGCTTGGGCGCTCAAGTTTCGCGAGCGTTTCCCGGTCGACGTCAATCGTGCCCCGCGGGAGATGCTGCTTCGTGTGCCGGGGCTCGGCGTAAAAGCGGTGGATCGGATCATCGCCTCTCGCCGCTGGCGTCGTCTCCGGCTCGGCGACATTGCGCGCCTCACCGTGTCGGTCGCCAAGCTCCGCCCGTTCATCGTCGCCGCCGATTGGCGACCGACGGCGTTGATCGACCGTGTCGACCTTCAGCAGCGCCTCAAGCCCGCGACGGAACAGCTCGAGCTCTTCGCGGCTTAA
- a CDS encoding bactofilin family protein translates to MIGADIVITGNIEASVDLHIEGRVNGDVRCATLILGGNSSVNGSIHAERVRVSGMVEGAIDTRDLAIEAGALVTGDIIYERLRIANGGCVEGTMKRKAPVEDEGSKLKLVEPQGQPRQQQEVIVIE, encoded by the coding sequence ATGATCGGTGCCGACATCGTCATAACAGGGAATATCGAAGCTTCGGTCGACCTCCACATCGAAGGCCGGGTGAACGGAGATGTCCGCTGCGCGACCCTCATTCTGGGAGGGAACAGCTCGGTCAATGGCAGCATCCATGCGGAGCGCGTTCGCGTCTCGGGCATGGTGGAAGGCGCGATCGACACGCGAGATCTCGCCATCGAGGCCGGCGCCCTGGTTACCGGCGACATCATCTATGAGCGGCTGCGGATCGCGAATGGCGGCTGCGTCGAAGGAACGATGAAGCGCAAGGCTCCGGTGGAGGATGAAGGCAGCAAGCTGAAGCTCGTTGAGCCGCAGGGCCAGCCAAGGCAGCAGCAGGAGGTCATCGTAATAGAGTGA
- a CDS encoding peptide MFS transporter, with translation MTVAEATPELDAVADRDDRAFLGHPKGLGYLAFTEAWERFSFYGMQALLVLYMVNELLLPGRVENIALFEQFSALYGGLEGQALASAIFGTYAASVYLTPIIGGWLADRVLGKRRTVLIGAITMAVGHFLMAFELTFLFALLCLVLGSGMFKGNIASQVGALYAPEDNRRADAFQIFYLGINAGVIASPLIVGTLGEVYGWHYGFGAAGVGMLIGLVIYLAGQKYLPKEHFEPQHKGHVAPVKMQPGDWPAVIALLLLIPVMAVSIVPNNQIFNAYLVWGDREFDLTFMGTKLPTTWLVTLDAIVSVSFLAGVALFYRWYGKHWKEPDELGKIIIGSLFSIGGQLCLFMAAATQGEGEKIGLFWPVIFHVVNSIGFAHMLPVSLALFAKLAPKAINATVIGLYYLSFFAGNSLVGWVGGFLETMPTTSFWLMHAGFAATAGAAFLLFKLFLSKRLIEREPALLPD, from the coding sequence ATGACGGTAGCCGAAGCCACTCCGGAACTGGACGCCGTCGCCGACCGCGACGACCGCGCCTTCCTCGGTCATCCCAAGGGTCTCGGCTATCTCGCCTTCACCGAGGCGTGGGAGCGCTTCTCCTTCTACGGCATGCAGGCGCTGCTCGTCCTCTACATGGTGAACGAGCTGCTGCTCCCCGGCCGTGTCGAGAATATCGCCCTGTTCGAGCAGTTCAGCGCCCTTTACGGCGGGCTGGAGGGCCAGGCCCTCGCCTCCGCCATCTTCGGCACCTACGCGGCGTCGGTCTACCTGACCCCGATCATCGGCGGCTGGCTTGCCGACCGGGTGCTCGGCAAGCGTCGAACGGTGCTCATCGGCGCGATCACCATGGCCGTCGGCCATTTCTTGATGGCTTTCGAGCTCACCTTCCTCTTCGCGCTACTCTGCCTCGTCCTCGGGTCGGGCATGTTCAAAGGCAATATCGCCAGCCAGGTTGGCGCGCTCTACGCCCCAGAAGACAATCGCCGCGCCGATGCCTTCCAGATCTTCTACCTCGGCATCAACGCCGGCGTGATCGCCTCGCCGCTGATCGTCGGGACCCTGGGCGAGGTCTATGGCTGGCATTATGGCTTCGGCGCCGCCGGCGTCGGCATGCTGATCGGCCTCGTCATCTATCTCGCCGGCCAGAAATATCTGCCGAAGGAGCATTTCGAGCCTCAGCACAAGGGCCATGTCGCGCCGGTGAAGATGCAGCCCGGCGACTGGCCGGCGGTCATCGCCCTGCTGCTGCTCATCCCGGTGATGGCCGTCTCGATCGTCCCCAACAACCAGATCTTCAACGCCTATCTGGTGTGGGGCGATCGCGAGTTCGACCTCACCTTCATGGGGACCAAGCTCCCCACCACCTGGCTCGTCACATTGGATGCGATCGTCAGCGTCAGCTTCCTCGCCGGCGTCGCCCTCTTCTACCGCTGGTACGGCAAGCACTGGAAGGAGCCGGACGAGCTCGGCAAGATCATCATCGGCTCGCTTTTCTCGATCGGCGGCCAACTTTGCCTGTTCATGGCCGCGGCCACCCAGGGCGAGGGCGAGAAGATCGGCCTCTTCTGGCCCGTCATCTTCCACGTCGTGAACTCGATCGGCTTCGCCCATATGCTGCCGGTGAGCCTCGCACTCTTCGCAAAGCTCGCGCCCAAGGCGATCAACGCGACCGTGATCGGCCTCTATTACCTCTCCTTCTTCGCCGGCAACTCGCTGGTCGGTTGGGTGGGCGGCTTCCTGGAGACCATGCCCACCACCAGCTTCTGGCTGATGCACGCCGGCTTCGCCGCCACCGCGGGCGCGGCCTTCCTGCTGTTCAAGCTGTTCCTGTCCAAGCGCCTCATCGAACGGGAGCCGGCACTGCTGCCCGACTAG
- a CDS encoding dodecin, with translation MSDHIYKIVEVVGSSSTGIEDAIEGAIARAAKTVREIGWFEVKETRGHVENGKVAHYQVTLRIGFTLTD, from the coding sequence ATGAGCGACCATATCTACAAGATCGTCGAGGTCGTCGGCAGCTCGTCCACCGGCATCGAGGACGCGATCGAGGGCGCCATCGCCCGCGCCGCCAAAACGGTGCGCGAGATAGGCTGGTTCGAGGTCAAAGAGACGCGCGGTCACGTCGAGAACGGCAAGGTGGCCCATTATCAGGTGACGCTGCGCATCGGCTTCACGCTTACGGACTAG
- a CDS encoding DUF885 domain-containing protein encodes MRTIFIALLLGAATPALAAPADDLKTVIDDHWAWYLKENPIQATLVGVRDYDRELGDFSLAAQDRRAAEAAAFIKRLDAIPDSGLHAAQRTNKAILRRSLAEAVEANGFGARMMLFSSTNSFHQFLPELGNFMPLRTKADYESYLARLGKIPALMDEAITISRQAVEGGFTQPCVTLEGFEPTITAEIKADPAQSRFYAPFAGRRPDAIAEADWQAMQARAREIVTAGINPAYTRFATFFREDYMPGCRKDIAATSLPQGKEYYAFQVRQMTTTDLTPEEIHQIGLDEVKRIRGEMEALARKAGYPSREAFIQVLRTDPKYYAKTPEELMEYVSRQAKIIDGKMPGIVGTPARLPYGVREIPAANAETQTTAYYFPGSTESGLAGFYYVNTSKLDQRPLWEVPVLTIHEAVPGHHQQLALQQELDLPEFRKHAAFFTAFIEGWGLYSERLGIEMELYDTPEKEMGRLSYDMWRACRLVVDTGMHAKGWTRDQAVAFMKDNSALTDANIDAEINRYIGWPGQALAYKIGQLKILELRQKAEKELGAKFDLRRFHDAVLGQGSVPLDVLERQISDWIAAEKAKA; translated from the coding sequence ATGCGTACGATATTCATCGCGCTGCTGCTGGGAGCGGCCACGCCTGCGCTGGCGGCGCCGGCGGACGATTTGAAGACGGTGATCGACGATCACTGGGCCTGGTATCTGAAGGAAAACCCGATCCAGGCGACCCTGGTCGGCGTACGCGACTACGACCGCGAGCTTGGCGATTTCAGCCTTGCGGCGCAGGACCGGCGGGCGGCCGAGGCCGCGGCCTTCATCAAGCGGCTCGACGCCATCCCCGACAGCGGGCTCCACGCCGCCCAGCGCACCAACAAGGCGATCCTCCGCCGGTCGCTCGCCGAGGCGGTGGAGGCGAACGGGTTCGGGGCGCGCATGATGCTGTTCAGCAGCACCAACAGCTTCCACCAGTTCCTCCCCGAGCTCGGCAATTTCATGCCGCTCAGGACCAAGGCGGATTATGAAAGCTATCTGGCGCGGCTCGGCAAGATACCGGCGCTGATGGATGAGGCGATCACGATCAGTCGTCAGGCGGTGGAGGGCGGCTTCACCCAACCCTGCGTCACGCTCGAAGGTTTCGAGCCGACCATCACCGCCGAGATCAAGGCCGATCCGGCGCAGTCGCGCTTCTATGCTCCGTTTGCCGGCCGCCGGCCCGACGCCATCGCCGAGGCAGACTGGCAGGCGATGCAGGCCCGGGCGCGGGAGATCGTCACCGCCGGCATCAATCCCGCCTACACGCGCTTCGCGACCTTCTTCCGCGAAGACTATATGCCGGGATGCCGCAAGGACATCGCCGCGACCTCGCTGCCCCAGGGGAAGGAATATTATGCCTTCCAGGTGCGGCAGATGACGACCACCGATCTGACGCCCGAAGAGATCCACCAGATCGGCCTGGACGAGGTGAAGCGCATTCGCGGCGAGATGGAGGCGCTGGCCAGGAAGGCCGGTTATCCGAGCCGCGAGGCTTTCATCCAGGTGCTGCGCACTGATCCCAAATATTATGCCAAAACGCCTGAAGAGCTGATGGAATATGTCTCCCGCCAGGCCAAGATCATCGACGGCAAGATGCCCGGCATCGTCGGCACCCCGGCGCGGCTTCCTTATGGCGTGCGCGAGATACCGGCGGCCAACGCCGAGACGCAGACCACGGCCTATTATTTCCCCGGCTCAACGGAGAGCGGGCTGGCCGGCTTCTATTATGTGAACACCTCCAAGCTCGACCAGCGGCCGCTCTGGGAGGTGCCGGTGCTGACCATCCACGAGGCGGTGCCGGGCCATCACCAACAGCTCGCGCTGCAGCAGGAGTTGGACCTGCCGGAATTCCGCAAGCACGCCGCCTTCTTCACCGCCTTTATCGAAGGCTGGGGGCTGTATTCGGAGCGGCTCGGCATCGAGATGGAGCTGTACGACACGCCCGAGAAGGAGATGGGCCGCCTCTCCTACGACATGTGGCGGGCCTGCCGTCTGGTGGTCGACACCGGCATGCACGCCAAGGGCTGGACCCGCGACCAGGCCGTCGCCTTCATGAAGGACAATAGCGCGCTCACCGACGCCAATATCGACGCCGAGATCAACCGCTATATCGGCTGGCCCGGCCAGGCCCTCGCCTACAAGATCGGCCAGCTCAAGATATTAGAGCTGCGGCAGAAGGCGGAGAAGGAACTGGGAGCGAAGTTCGACCTGCGCCGCTTCCACGACGCCGTGCTCGGCCAAGGCTCGGTGCCTCTGGACGTGCTGGAGCGGCAGATATCCGACTGGATCGCGGCGGAGAAGGCGAAGGCCTGA
- a CDS encoding demethoxyubiquinone hydroxylase family protein has translation MAEPQTTPTGERVSAPGWRPGDDRADIPSMIRVDQAGEYGATRIYAGQLAVLGDRHPAARAIARMATQEQRHLEEFDRLIADRGVRPTLLQPVWNVAGYALGAATALLGPEAAMACTAAVETEIDKHYAEQLKALGDDDADLAETIAEFQAEELEHRDAAIAAGAENALGYPVLSAVIRAGCRAAIALSKRI, from the coding sequence ATGGCTGAGCCTCAGACGACCCCGACCGGCGAACGCGTGAGCGCCCCCGGCTGGCGCCCCGGCGACGACCGGGCCGATATCCCGTCGATGATCCGCGTCGATCAGGCGGGCGAATATGGCGCCACTCGCATCTATGCCGGGCAGCTCGCCGTGCTCGGCGACCGCCACCCGGCCGCGCGCGCCATCGCCCGTATGGCGACGCAGGAGCAGCGCCATTTGGAGGAGTTCGACCGGCTGATCGCCGATCGCGGCGTCCGCCCCACCTTGCTCCAGCCGGTGTGGAACGTGGCGGGCTACGCGCTCGGCGCCGCCACTGCCCTGCTCGGGCCGGAGGCGGCCATGGCCTGCACCGCCGCCGTCGAGACCGAGATCGACAAGCATTATGCCGAGCAGCTGAAGGCGCTGGGCGACGACGATGCCGACCTCGCGGAAACGATCGCCGAGTTCCAGGCCGAAGAGCTGGAGCACCGCGACGCCGCCATCGCCGCCGGCGCCGAAAATGCGCTGGGCTATCCCGTTCTGTCCGCCGTCATCCGCGCCGGCTGCCGCGCCGCCATCGCCCTTTCCAAGAGGATTTGA
- a CDS encoding disulfide bond formation protein B, producing MNHLEKARVLALLVPVALLAGALGSQYIGGLHPCEMCYWQRWPHYAAAALAIGSFALRGQPDRGRSLVWLAGLAILTSGVIGVYHAGVELGVFEGVTACTASITGGSSADMLANIMATPLIRCDQVQWSFLGISMAGWNALISISSALVILWLSLRRPRPANA from the coding sequence GTGAACCATCTCGAAAAAGCGCGGGTGCTGGCCCTGCTGGTGCCCGTCGCTCTGCTCGCCGGCGCGCTCGGCTCCCAATATATAGGCGGCCTTCACCCCTGCGAAATGTGCTATTGGCAGCGCTGGCCCCATTATGCAGCCGCTGCGCTGGCGATCGGCTCGTTCGCGCTCCGGGGACAGCCCGACCGGGGCCGGAGCCTCGTCTGGCTCGCGGGCCTCGCCATTCTCACGAGCGGGGTGATCGGCGTCTATCATGCCGGCGTCGAGTTGGGCGTATTCGAGGGCGTCACCGCCTGCACCGCATCGATTACGGGCGGCTCCAGTGCCGATATGCTCGCCAACATCATGGCGACCCCACTGATCCGCTGCGACCAAGTGCAATGGTCGTTCCTCGGCATTTCGATGGCGGGGTGGAATGCGCTAATCTCCATATCCTCCGCATTGGTGATTCTATGGCTGAGCCTCAGACGACCCCGACCGGCGAACGCGTGA
- a CDS encoding S41 family peptidase: MAKNFLPALGLVSALALIPAATAAIAAVDVDTYRELDQFMDVFERVRSEYVEQVDDKTLIRGAIDGMLASLDPHSSYLDEKGFKSLMMTTDGEYGGLGLTVTLEDGAVKVIAPTEDTPAERAGIKAGDYITHLDGKLIYGGTLDEAVEEMRGKPGTSTVLTIVRPGRDKPFDVKLTRAIIELPAVKWEVKDRVGVINVNTFNKTTTDSVLAAITGIEKSLGSQPLGYILDLRSNPGGLLDQAISLSDAFLEHGEIVSQRGRTKGDIERYYARPGDAANGLPVVVLVDAGSASAAEIVAGALQDHHRAIVMGERSFGKGSVQTLLPLGSETALRLTTALYYTPSGRSVQEGGIKPDIVVPQLSDPDYKDRPIFRESDLRRHLINELKVEDEVIQEDGKPDPRFTATAEELEKKGIEDYQLHYALQSIARLGETRMAAAPKKTGTR; this comes from the coding sequence ATGGCCAAGAATTTTCTCCCCGCGCTCGGCCTCGTCAGCGCCCTCGCCCTCATCCCCGCCGCAACCGCCGCGATCGCCGCCGTCGACGTCGACACCTATCGCGAGCTCGACCAGTTCATGGACGTGTTCGAGCGCGTCCGCTCCGAATATGTCGAGCAGGTCGACGATAAGACGCTGATCCGCGGCGCCATCGACGGCATGCTCGCCAGTCTCGATCCGCACAGCTCCTATCTCGACGAGAAGGGCTTCAAGAGCCTGATGATGACGACGGACGGCGAATATGGCGGCCTCGGCCTCACCGTCACCCTGGAGGACGGCGCGGTGAAGGTCATCGCCCCCACCGAGGATACGCCGGCCGAACGCGCCGGCATCAAGGCCGGCGACTATATCACCCACCTAGACGGCAAGCTCATCTATGGCGGCACGCTCGACGAAGCGGTCGAGGAGATGCGCGGCAAGCCCGGCACCTCCACCGTGCTCACGATCGTCCGGCCCGGCCGCGACAAGCCGTTCGACGTCAAGCTCACCCGCGCCATCATCGAGCTTCCCGCCGTCAAATGGGAAGTGAAGGACCGCGTGGGCGTCATCAACGTCAACACCTTCAACAAGACGACCACCGACTCGGTCCTCGCCGCCATCACCGGCATCGAGAAGTCGCTGGGCAGCCAGCCGCTGGGCTACATCCTTGACCTCCGCTCCAACCCGGGCGGACTGCTCGATCAGGCGATCAGCCTCAGCGATGCTTTCCTGGAGCATGGCGAGATCGTCTCGCAGCGCGGCCGGACCAAGGGCGATATCGAGCGCTATTATGCGCGGCCGGGCGACGCCGCGAACGGTCTTCCGGTGGTCGTGCTCGTCGACGCCGGCAGCGCCTCGGCGGCCGAGATCGTCGCCGGCGCGCTGCAGGACCATCATCGCGCGATCGTGATGGGCGAGCGCAGCTTCGGCAAGGGCTCGGTCCAGACCCTGCTCCCGCTCGGCAGCGAAACCGCGCTCCGGCTGACGACGGCGCTTTACTACACGCCGTCCGGCCGCTCGGTGCAGGAAGGCGGCATCAAGCCGGACATCGTCGTGCCGCAGCTTTCGGACCCCGATTACAAGGATCGCCCGATCTTCCGCGAATCCGATCTTCGCCGCCATCTCATCAACGAGCTGAAGGTGGAGGACGAGGTGATCCAGGAGGACGGCAAGCCCGATCCACGCTTCACCGCGACCGCCGAGGAGTTGGAGAAGAAGGGCATCGAGGATTATCAGCTCCACTATGCCCTCCAGTCCATCGCTCGGCTGGGCGAGACTCGGATGGCGGCGGCGCCCAAGAAGACGGGCACACGCTGA
- a CDS encoding murein hydrolase activator EnvC family protein yields MRRFLLPLGLLLAAGGIVAARGQTSSSGAEALTLAKRQAAEATRRSEVLEKRAAEAGSEAERARAQAEAIAARIQAAEADITAAETRVRIIEAMRAEQRARLAERQQPLIRLTAALQMMARRPPALALVQPGSLDDTVRVRALLASTLPVIRERTAAVREEVEAGNRLRDQADTAMAALVRSREALKRERLAFAQLEERQRGRSLEFARSAQFESDRALALGEEARTLAALMSTREYRARVRQSLARLPGPVPRPDSGRPPPRPGTEPPYILPVQGRLIRGMGEISDAGVHARGLTFATEDGAPVVAPRDGRIVYAGDFRSYGGIVVIDHGSGWTTLVTNLASLEVEVGQRVQKGMPLGRAGSDAPRVTVELRRDGRPFPIAPLLGLAG; encoded by the coding sequence ATGAGGCGCTTCCTCCTTCCCCTGGGCCTGCTGCTCGCCGCCGGCGGCATCGTCGCGGCGCGGGGTCAAACCTCTTCCAGCGGCGCGGAGGCGCTGACCCTGGCCAAGCGCCAGGCGGCGGAGGCGACGCGCCGGTCGGAGGTGCTGGAGAAGCGCGCCGCCGAGGCGGGAAGCGAAGCCGAGCGAGCCCGCGCCCAGGCGGAAGCGATCGCCGCCCGCATCCAGGCCGCCGAAGCCGACATCACGGCCGCCGAAACGCGGGTCCGAATCATCGAGGCCATGCGCGCCGAGCAGCGCGCCCGTCTCGCCGAACGGCAGCAGCCGCTCATTCGGCTCACCGCCGCGCTCCAGATGATGGCCCGCCGGCCGCCGGCGCTCGCGCTCGTCCAGCCGGGCTCGCTCGACGACACGGTGCGCGTCCGCGCCCTGCTCGCCTCCACCCTGCCCGTCATCCGCGAGCGCACCGCCGCCGTGCGCGAGGAAGTCGAGGCCGGCAACCGCCTTCGCGACCAGGCCGATACCGCCATGGCGGCGCTCGTCCGCAGCCGCGAGGCGTTGAAGCGCGAGCGCCTCGCCTTCGCGCAACTGGAGGAACGGCAGCGGGGCCGCTCCCTGGAATTCGCCCGGTCGGCTCAGTTCGAATCCGATCGCGCTCTGGCCCTCGGCGAGGAGGCGCGGACGCTCGCCGCGCTGATGAGCACGCGAGAATATCGGGCGCGTGTGCGCCAAAGCCTGGCCAGACTCCCCGGGCCGGTCCCACGGCCGGATTCCGGGCGGCCGCCGCCGCGGCCGGGCACGGAACCGCCCTACATTCTTCCGGTCCAGGGCCGCCTGATCCGGGGAATGGGCGAGATTTCCGATGCGGGGGTCCATGCCCGCGGCCTCACCTTCGCGACCGAGGACGGCGCCCCGGTGGTCGCGCCCCGCGACGGCCGCATCGTCTATGCCGGCGATTTTCGCAGCTATGGCGGTATCGTCGTCATCGACCACGGCTCCGGCTGGACGACCCTCGTCACCAATCTCGCCAGCCTGGAGGTGGAAGTCGGCCAGCGCGTTCAAAAGGGAATGCCGCTCGGCCGCGCCGGATCAGATGCGCCGCGCGTGACCGTCGAGCTGCGCCGTGACGGCCGCCCCTTCCCCATCGCGCCGCTGCTCGGGCTCGCCGGTTAA
- a CDS encoding 23S rRNA (pseudouridine(1915)-N(3))-methyltransferase RlmH codes for MLLHIVARGKIGRGPEAELVDRYMKRIAWPTRLTELPESGGRPPPPAENCVTILLDEKGEMLGSVDFARRLERWRDDGRREARFMIGGADGFSDEERERADLLLAFGRATWPHLLARAMLAEQLWRATSILANHPYHREG; via the coding sequence ATGCTGCTCCACATCGTCGCGCGGGGGAAGATCGGGCGCGGCCCCGAGGCCGAGCTGGTCGATCGCTATATGAAGCGGATCGCCTGGCCCACCCGGCTCACCGAATTGCCCGAAAGCGGCGGTCGGCCGCCGCCTCCGGCCGAGAATTGCGTCACGATCCTGCTCGACGAAAAGGGGGAAATGCTGGGCTCGGTGGATTTCGCCCGCCGGCTCGAGCGCTGGCGCGACGACGGCCGGCGCGAGGCCCGCTTCATGATCGGCGGCGCCGACGGCTTCAGCGACGAGGAACGCGAGCGGGCGGACCTCCTCCTCGCCTTCGGCCGGGCGACCTGGCCGCATCTCCTCGCCCGCGCCATGCTCGCCGAACAATTGTGGCGGGCCACCAGCATCCTTGCGAACCACCCCTATCATCGCGAAGGATAG
- the rsfS gene encoding ribosome silencing factor, translated as MPAPAPAPHDRGAHEQVEALHDLVLRSLDDDQAVDLVSIPLSGKSSIADHMVIASGRSSRQVASMAQKLTERIKQDLGRNVRVEGLPVADWVLIDADDVIIHLFRPEVRSFYNLERMWAFEENAAAPASGQV; from the coding sequence TTGCCCGCACCCGCACCCGCTCCGCACGATCGCGGAGCTCATGAACAGGTCGAAGCCCTGCATGATCTCGTGCTTCGCTCTCTCGATGACGACCAGGCCGTCGACCTCGTCTCCATCCCCCTCTCCGGCAAATCCAGCATCGCCGACCATATGGTGATCGCCTCGGGGCGGTCGTCGCGGCAGGTCGCGTCCATGGCGCAGAAGCTGACCGAGCGGATCAAGCAGGATCTCGGCCGCAATGTCCGGGTCGAAGGGTTGCCCGTCGCCGACTGGGTCCTGATCGATGCCGACGATGTCATCATCCATCTGTTCCGGCCCGAAGTACGCAGCTTCTACAATCTCGAACGCATGTGGGCCTTCGAGGAGAACGCCGCCGCGCCCGCAAGCGGTCAGGTCTGA
- a CDS encoding nicotinate-nucleotide adenylyltransferase has translation MRTIGLLGGSFNPAHRGHRRISAHALEALDLDEVWWLVSPGNPLKDPGEMAPLPARFASALKAARRLPIRVTAIERELGTRFTVDTLQALTRRFPDHRFVWLMGADNLAQFHRWRDWRRIAATVPIAVVARPGYDGAAHAARAMGWLRRFVRPANQARQWTRWRLPALVLLKLPPDTTSATALRAADPDWHQSLAKSLNHSPNPMALRDGVTRRPLM, from the coding sequence ATGCGGACCATCGGCCTCCTGGGCGGCTCCTTCAATCCCGCCCACCGGGGGCACAGACGGATCAGCGCCCATGCTCTGGAGGCGCTCGACCTGGATGAAGTCTGGTGGCTGGTCTCGCCCGGCAACCCCTTGAAGGACCCGGGAGAAATGGCGCCCCTTCCCGCCCGCTTCGCCTCGGCCCTGAAAGCGGCCCGGCGGCTGCCGATCCGGGTCACCGCGATCGAGCGGGAGCTCGGCACGCGCTTCACCGTCGATACGCTGCAGGCACTCACACGCCGCTTTCCCGACCACCGCTTCGTCTGGCTGATGGGCGCCGACAATCTCGCCCAGTTCCACCGCTGGCGCGACTGGCGGAGGATCGCGGCGACGGTTCCGATTGCGGTCGTGGCGCGGCCGGGATATGATGGCGCTGCCCATGCGGCACGCGCGATGGGCTGGTTGCGGCGCTTCGTCCGGCCCGCCAACCAGGCTCGGCAATGGACGAGGTGGAGACTGCCGGCGCTCGTGCTGCTCAAATTGCCGCCCGATACCACGTCCGCCACCGCCTTGCGCGCCGCCGATCCCGACTGGCACCAATCGTTAGCCAAATCGTTGAATCATTCACCCAACCCCATGGCGCTCCGCGACGGCGTGACGCGGCGGCCATTGATGTAA